One Equus caballus isolate H_3958 breed thoroughbred chromosome 8, TB-T2T, whole genome shotgun sequence genomic window, AATGATGGAGTCCAGTGCTGAGCGGCCCTCTCAGAGCAGAGGGACGTGGTCAAGGCAAGCTCATCTCTGGCTGTGGAGCCGCAGAGacgaggcagggagaagggagaaggaaatgaggacGTTCGATACCAGGTGTCCCGAGCCTGAGGGTTGGAGCTGTGAAGACAGGTCTCTGGAGAGGCTTTGACTCAGGTCTGGATTGAAGTGAATCAGGGTTGGAATAAGCAGTGATTTGGGACTAgactttcttttaataattcGTATTTGGAGATTCTCTCCTCAGTGTTTAACTGCCTTGGAAAAGAATGACattttttctacattaaaaagGCAAAGTTGAGTGACAGGGGTCCTGATCTCCCTCATAGCCACACAGTGACTCTTCAAGGACCAGGATCCCCCTGCAGGCAGTACTGGCAGAGGAGGGGCCGCCTTGCGAGTGCTGGACCTGCAAATCCAAACATCAGTGAACAGAGAGCATCGTGCCCCTGAGCCAGCTATTCTCTCTCAGCCAGCGAAGAACCCAGGCAGGGGTCTGAGGAGAGGCCAGAGCGGCACCCCAGTCAGAGCAGGAGTGGGGCCGGAGGGGCGTCAGGACCCACATTCAGGCCTGGGCTGGAACGCGGACTCGGCCACACCACGCATCTGGGCAGCACACTCTAGGTGTCCAATCCCCACTCTCTCCCTTAAATGAcgcctcacagggctgctgggaggaccGAGGTGGGGTTTAGGAAAAGCTCTCACAGCAGTTCCTGGGCAGACACTGGGTCCCCCTGCACAGACTGGAGGACACCAAAGCGGACACCTGAGAAACACATGCATGATGCTGAGAGCAGCTGAGCCCAGGGAGGCCGAGAGAGCAGCGTGAGAGGGAAGCAGGGATTCCTCATCTCTGCTGACATGGCCGAGGACGGCCCCACCGCCTCCACTCAGAAGTGTCTCCATGGGACAGAATGCCCTGGGTGAGGCTGGAGggccaggagagaggaagggggtggaTGCTGGCTGAGGCCCACCCAATGCCTGGTTCTGTACAGGGAACAGAGACCGAGACACACAAGACACACTCCTGCCCATAAAGGGATCACCCAttgtggggaggagaggaaaagtaACATCACAAAAATGCAGTGTGATGCGTGCAAGGAGAGAGTGTGCATCAGATCTCCTGGGGGTAAAGGTCACATGGGGATAGAGCCCCTGAGCTGAGCCTCTCAGGTGAGGTGAGCAGAGCTGGGCATTTCAGCAAGAAGAGCAGCAGGAGCAATGCAGAGGGAGAAACTGCCCCGTGTGCACGGAGACTTCCAGGCAGCTTGGAGGGAGAGGATGGATTTCAGAGCGGGAGGGAAGAGGGGGGCTGGCAGAGCCCAGATCCTGAGGGCATGCTGTGAATGACACACTGCTAAGCCTGGATTCATCCAGAGGGGCGCTGCTGACGGGTTTAAAGTAGGAGGGACATGGGCACGTTTCTGGGGTAGAAAGATCACCTGGGAGCAGGTGGGCAGGAAGCGCCAGAGAGGAGGAGGTAGCAGGAGCACAGGCCTAGaggaggggagtgagaaggaggagCAGGCAGCCTGAGCTCTCTGCAGGAGTTGCGATGGAGGAGGGAGATGTGGGAAAGAGGGGGACAAGCGCTGGGCCCAGCTTCTGATGGGAAAGAGGCCCCCCTGCCATGAGGCAGCCCTTAGAGGGAGATGATGCCTCCAGGTCAGACTCTCAGAATCCCATGTCCCTGTGGGCCATGTCGGGGGCCGTCTAGCAGGTTGCTAGAAATGGGGATCCAGAGCTTAAGAGAGAGGCCTGGGTTCCAGCGAACGGCAGCAGAGGGGTGAGCCTCAGGCTGGGGACGGGGTGCTGCAGGGGGCGCCTCTGCCTGTTGAGGGAGCTGAGAACCAGACAGGGCTGGATGCCCTGGAGCTGGTTGTAGTGTCCTCTGAGCACATGCTGTTGGCACAGTGGTCCTACCTGAGCCCTTGCGTGCAGAGCAGGGGTTCCTTCCTCCAGGGTTTCCACTGGGGGAGGAGCGGCTGAGCAGGACtgagcaggagacagagaagggagggtGCAATGGAGGGTGGAGCAGGTCCACAAGGACCACTGGTAAGGTCCTTTCCATGGAACTCGAGGGCTGTCCTCTGATGATGCTTCCAGAACACCCAGTCACCAGGCTCTAGACTGTGACCAACAGGATCCTTTAAATTGGGATCCAGGAAAGTGTCTTTAACCTGTTGGTGGTGGGCTGGGGATAAGACAGTGGAGACTCACAGCAGCTGGTCACACTCACATAAGACAACAGGGGAGCAGCAGAAGGTTGTGGACCAACAGACACTGATCTGCTGGTGACTGTCCCAGGTGGAGTTAGGCACTTGAAAGATGCTGATAACATTGAATGCTAGGATAAGGGCCTTGGGCAGCACCCTATCAGTGGTGAGGAGACAGAGAGGGCTTTAAGAAATGACAAGACTGGACTCCTTAGCGGTGGGAGTAGAGGATGGAGTAGGATGGGCAGGAACAGAAACAAGAGGCCAGGGGACTGTTGGGAGGCTTTTGCTCTAGCCTATAGTCAAGAAGTGACAAGGCCAGTGCAGCTGTggtggagaggaggcaggggtggtagagaaaggaaagtgggGGCCATGTGGGGTTAAGAAACCCTGGGAGATATCCAGCATGTAAAATGGGCAgaagccccacccacccacccacactgCTCCCCACTCTGTCAGCACTCAACCAGTCTGCCCTGCATCCAGTTCTCAAAAGTGCCGGAAACAACATGCCCCCAGGTTGTTTCCGTGTGTGGAACTGTTGACCCCTTTCTTCACCTGGCTAACAGCTCATCATGCTTCTCACCTGGGGTCACAGTGTCAGGAAGCCTTGCCCGCCTGGCTGGTCTGGGCAGCGTCGGGTCCCATGCCCACTGTGCTTCCCTCTTCCCAGTCTCTGGCCATCAGACCTCTCTGCCTGGCCAGTCTCTCCCATCAGCCCAGGGGCCCTCAGGGACCTGAATTTCACCCCCTCCATTCCATGGTTCCCGCACCCAGCACAGGTCTGGGAAGGCTGGTCTGAAGAAACgcacagaggaaaagagatgcGCTGACTGGGCAGAGCGCTCAGCCAGCCCGCGGGGCCTGACGCGCCTGGGCGGGCACTTTCAGCACCGCGGAGAGCTCCCTGCAGGAGGCGCGGCCCCTGCGTGGCCTCCCTGAGAACAGCGCGCAGACTCCAGGCACACCGCCGGGTCTGAGCCCCAGGCTCCCAGATGCGCTGACTTCCCCTTCCTCAGACCCTtccaggctgggaggagaggacagTGGTCTCCCACTGTGTAGGGAAGCCCCTTCCTTGCTGAGCAGCTGGAGGGTGAGAAGATTCTTCTACAGGCAGTAGTCGGCCTTCTGTGGTTCCCAGGCTTGGTCTTGGTGACCCCTGCAGCCACCTTATGTGGCAGGTGCCACAATCGCGATGGAGTCAGGTGGGGAGACTGGACACAAGCTCTTTTACCTCCAGGAGTCGGGCCCACCCACAGAGCCCCACCTGGGGAAACAAAATGGCCCTGCGGAGTCTGTCCTTCTCCAGCCTGAAGACTGCCCCTCCCGTATTTGTGCAGGCTTCACAGgcctcagcctccagcccctccctcctggccgCCTCTCTGGTGCCTGCCCTCTGACCACGCAGCACAGAGGGACACCTGGACTTGGTTTGTGGAAAGTCTGAAATGAGCTTCTCTCGTAATTTCACTGACTTCCCACGGCAACTTTCTTAGAAGGTAAACTGGCTCTCTGGCAGTCAAATCCTAGGGCTGATTCCCACAGGCCAAAGCTGGTGCCACCCTACACGCTCTAAGCATTTTGAGACAGAGCAGAGACTCCCAGACTTTCTCAATCAGACAAATCTCCTGGGATACCTGCTAAAATGCGGGTGCATGGGCATCCCCCCAAGTCTATACTCCTAACCCATGGTCCCAGGTGATTTTTATATTTGACTGGAGTTGTTGAGGACAGGCAGGTAGACAGTATGTACCTTGCAAAGCAGACAgcccatgcaaaggccctggggcatgAAACTGGTGAAATCAAGGAATCCTACTGATGTCTTCCACAGACTCAGAATAAAATCTTCATTCCTTTTGCCATGATTTGTGGCCCTTCAGCCCCCTGTGGCCTCTCCACCCCACAGCCTGGCCACTCTCCCCTGGCCCGATAGCCCAGTCACACTGGTGTCCGTCAGTCTAAGAAACAGGCCTGTGTGTTCACTGTTCCTCTGCTTGAAATGCACTCCCTCTGGCCCTCCTATGGCTGATTCCTCCCCAACCTGCACATTTCAGcttcaatgtcacctcctcacagAGGCCACCCTGGCCACCCCTCTAAGCAGGGATCCCCATTCTTCTCTGGAATCACATCCTGTTTGTCCCTTGTAGCACCAATAATTATGGAGAATGACCTTGTTAGTGTGTGTTCCCTGAGGCCAGGGCCTCTGTTTTGTTCATGCTGGGTGCCTAGTGGCTAAGTCAGCCCCCAGCACAGGCAGCGGTGGGCAATGACACATCCAGGGAGGAGTAAGAGTTCTGTGTGGAAGGAGTGGGCAAGGGGCAGGCTGAGGTGGGACGTGGGGAGAGGGGCCAGAGCACGGATGCTCAGAGTGGTCCTGCCAACCTCCACCCACTCCTGCCCCAGGAAGACGGGCCCCACTGTGGCCCAGGCCAGATGGAACCTGATTGGTCACTCAGCTGGCTGTAGCTCAGGTCCAGGGGTTTCAGGCCCATGTGGGCCAGCAGGAGTTCAGCAAGGTACTGGGCCGCCTGCTCCTCCAGGCTGTTCCCTGCCAGCTGTACCCTCTGCATGGCCGGGGTCACTGTGAGGGCAGCACACACAGCCTGGGCACCCACCACTCCCGGCTGGTTCTCTGACAGGTCCACATCTGGGGGCTGGCACCACTCCCCAGTCAGTGGGACCCAAGTCAGACACTGCCCTCCTCCACCTTCCTCCAGCCCCCAAACTGCAGGCCTGAGGCAGTGGGAGGGGCTTTGCAGGGGGACTGTCCTGGGGTTGCATGGCCATTCTGCTACCCATCGGCTGGATACCTCACCCCACCCCGTGTGTCCACGAGCTTCTTTGTCAAGGGGTTAAGGCCACCTCCTTTGTGGTGCCGTGGAGGATGCTGGGATGGAGGTGCAGCCACCCTGTTGATGGCTCGTGCCTGGCAGCAATATAACCCCCACCAGAGCCCTCACTGCCACATCTCTGGGGACTGGCAATGATAGCGCAAGGGGCCATGCATGGAGCACGTACACGGGCAGACACTCTGCTGAGCATTTAATGCTCATCACAACCCCAAGGGCTAAGTGGCATTGTTGGGTCCGTTTCACAGATTGGAGACTGAGGCTCGGCAAGGTTGAGctgcttgcccagggtcacactgcTCTTCTGTGGCAGAGATGGCATTTGGATCCAGTCCCACCAACTCccacccagccctccctcctctcacaCTGCCAGCCCCATCTCTCTGTGTGGAAGGACCTTCCCACCCTGCATTCAGGCACTGGGAGGCCACCACATGCAGGAGGCACTGGCCagcagaggagggggctggaggagtgGGGCGGGTGAAGGAGGGAGTGTCATCCAGCATTGGTTGCAGCACAGAGGGTCTAACTCCACCCCCCCAATCCTGTGCTGAGGCCCCTCCCTCAGCAACCCCAGCAGGTCCAGGGGGAGAAGGCCTGGCTGTGGGGGTCCCACACCCCGCAGGAAAGGGAGGACTCAAGTCTGCCTACCTGTCCCAGGCTGGGCACCTACTAcagatgctgctgcttctgctcagGACACCTGCCAGGACCTGTGCACCAGCCCCGCACAGCCCAGTGTCCGAAAGCTCCAGCCACTTGACACAGCGATTGGAGGTCAGCATGGAAGCCAGAGCCCGGGCCCCCTTGGACAGAGAGGGGCCTGAGGGCGTGATCCTCCCCAGGGCTGAGGGCCCCGCACATAGCTGCTGACTACCCTGGCTCCTGTTCCCAGGGCTCCGCCCACTTGATGCCCTCCACCTGGAAGGCCCTCCCCTTCCTACAGGCCCAGGGGATGACTGCTTCTCCATCTAGGCTCCACCAGACCTCCTGGAGCCTTCCCTGACACCCCAGTGCAATAGGGGGGCTCCCCAACCCCTAGAGTGATCTCCGTCACAGCCTGGATCCCATCTGCCACCCAGATGTGAGGGATGGGACATACCCGGCACAGAGCAAG contains:
- the LOC111774786 gene encoding leucine-rich repeat-containing protein 74B-like, giving the protein MSSRDYIPPHPGLGVLLKDTLSLRSPQAHSVMPASWFLCQGSAPELNLWHHGLGPQGARALASMLTSNRCVKWLELSDTGLCGAGAQVLAGVLSRSSSICNVDLSENQPGVVGAQAVCAALTVTPAMQRVQLAGNSLEEQAAQYLAELLLAHMGLKPLDLSYSQLSDQSVLLSRSSPSGNPGGRNPCSARKGSGVRFGVLQSVQGDPVSAQELL